The Vigna unguiculata cultivar IT97K-499-35 chromosome 6, ASM411807v1, whole genome shotgun sequence genome contains a region encoding:
- the LOC114187473 gene encoding endonuclease 1 — protein MYIMFHHEEFAHNWEFSEEMGRHRGLWVSLVPFGFVLFFSSALIGVPSALGWSKEGHVMTCQIAQALLEAEASEAVNRLLPDYAKGNLSALCVWPDEIRHWYKYRWTSPLHFIDTPDNACSFQYSRDCHDSHGVEDMCVAGAVKNFTSQLMHYKEGISDDHRYNMTEALLFLSHFMGDIHQPMHVGFTTDEGGNTIELRWFRHKSNLHHVWDREIILTALADYYDKDVSLLLQDIQRNYTNGIWVDDISSWKHCNDISQCVNDWAKESIEIACKWGYEGVKPGTTLADDYFDSRMPFVMKRIAQGGIRLAMILNKVFVASEEGFTYSSNVER, from the exons atgtatataatgttCCATCATGAAGAATTTGCCCACAACTGGGAATTTAGCGAAGAGATGGGTAGACATAGAGGTTTGTGGGTGTCTCTTGTTCCATTTGGATTTGTCTTGTTCTTTAGTTCAGCTCTGATTGGAGTGCCTAGTGCCCTTGGCTGGAGCAAAGAGGGTCATGTCATGACATGCCAAATTGCACag GCACTTTTAGAGGCTGAGGCATCAGAAGCAGTGAACCGTTTGCTACCTGACTATGCCAAAGGTAACTTATCAGCCCTTTGCGTGTGGCCTGACGAAATCAGACACTGGTACAAATATAGGTGGACAAGTCCTCTTCATTTCATTGACACACCGGATAATGCTTGTTCCTTTCAGTATTCAA GAGACTGCCATGATTCCCATGGGGTGGAGGATATGTGCGTTGCTGGTGCTGTCAAAAATTTCACTTCTCAACTCATGCATTACAAAGAGGGGATATCCGATGATCACCGAT ATAATATGACCGAGGCGTTGTTGTTCTTGTCACACTTCATGGGAGATATTCATCAG CCAATGCATGTTGGATTCACCACTGACGAAGGAGGAAACACGATAGAACTACGCTGGTTCAGGCATAAATCTAATCTGCATCAT GTGTGGGACAGAGAAATTATTCTCACTGCACTAGCAGACTATTATGATAAGGATGtgagcctccttctccaagacATTCAGAGGAACTACACAAAT GGAATCTGGGTAGATGATATTTCATCTTGGAAACATTGTAATGATATCTCTCAGTGTGTAAACGA TTGGGCCAAAGAGAGCATAGAAATTGCTTGCAAATGGGGTTACGAAGGTGTCAAACCTGGAACAACTCTGGCAG ATGATTACTTTGACTCGAGGATGCCATTTGTTATGAAACGAATTGCTCAAGGTGGAATTCGATTAGCCATGATTCTAAATAAGGTGTTTGTTGCCTCTGAAGAAGGATTTACCTACAGCAGCAACGTTGAAAGATAG
- the LOC114189130 gene encoding 60S ribosomal protein L26-1-like, with protein sequence MKFNPRVSSSRRKSRKAHFTAPSSVRRVLMSAPLSAELRSKYNVRSIPVRKEDEVQVVRGTYKGREGKVTQVYRRKWVIHIERITREKVNGSTVNVGIHPSKVVVTKLKLDKDRKAILDRKAKGRAAADKEKGTKFAPEDIMQTVD encoded by the coding sequence ATGAAGTTCAACCCAAGAGTATCGAGCAGCCGCCGCAAGAGCCGGAAGGCTCACTTCACCGCGCCGTCTAGCGTGCGGCGGGTGTTGATGAGCGCTCCTCTCTCGGCGGAGCTCCGGTCCAAGTACAACGTTCGCTCGATTCCGGTGAGGAAAGAGGACGAGGTGCAGGTCGTTCGTGGAACGTACAAGGGGCGCGAGGGGAAGGTGACTCAGGTGTACCGTCGCAAGTGGGTCATTCACATCGAGCGCATCACTCGTGAGAAGGTTAACGGGTCCACCGTCAACGTAGGAATCCACCCTTCCAAGGTTGTGGTGACGAAGCTGAAACTGGACAAGGATCGCAAGGCCATTCTCGATCGCAAGGCGAAGGGTCGCGCGGCCGCTGATAAGGAGAAGGGCACCAAGTTCGCACCCGAAGACATCATGCAAACCGTCGATTAA